In the Pseudorasbora parva isolate DD20220531a chromosome 5, ASM2467924v1, whole genome shotgun sequence genome, ttattaagaacAATGAAGCattacagataaaaaaaaattatacagttgAGAGATAGATAACAAATATGATCATTAAGGAGAACAGTAGGCTACAACAACAACCAAGGTTCGAAATATCGTGACTAGCAAAGCCCCCGGGtttgctgaaatcacgtgacttgaCCAATTTGATTTCATtcgattcattcattcatgtttgtgttttattaaaaaatgatataacCTTTTCTTTTCAGGTAGTAGCCTATAACTATAGTATCAACAGCGTTTTCAAAATCACTGACATAAGTTATTTTGTAAAGTTGCCTGAACATTGTAAATAGGTTCACTATCGCAAGACAGGTAAACACATGCCGTTATAAATATCTCCGTTAGGTGTCGCTGTTGTTTTGGTCTCCCCGCAGGTAATTATACTGTGGCGCGCTAATGAATCTTCTCAGTTTTCAGGTGGTATCAAGGTCACAGAAATTTAGACGGGCATTAATTTACTAGGGAGGGAGCAAAGAACAGTCTCACGGCAGAAACTAAGAATTGGAGCCTTGACATTTCTGCTTGGGACATCCCGGCCGCAAATGTGATGCAGTCGCTTGCACAAGAAATAAAATCCTTCTCCAAAACTAAATTGCGGAAACAATGCACCAGAGTAACGACTTTGAGCGGCAGGCGGATTATTGAGACATGGAGAGGTTCTACTGTACAGGTGGTCGAGGAAACAGTACAGCCTGAAACAGCATGTGGATATGTTCAGGACAATAACTGGGATCTTCAGGTTGGATATGTTAAACCATATCTGTTGCTTGGTGAGTAGTTGACCTTCTCATTTGACACTGATAAAGTAGCCtaacaaaaatatgtaaaacCTCTCAGAGTGGCATGTTTGCTTAtttggattttttattttttaaaatctgtatAAAGTAGAATTATGTTATTGTATAGGCCTATACAGTATACATTGTGTACAAATACATTTCAGGTTCTAGCTATCTAAAGTAAAATGGTTACAACATAAATTATATActgtaagaaaaaaagattctaatgtgtaaatgtgtaatatattatgtatagatttttatatattctaataataagttgtgatttttaatgtttatttcagGGTCACAAGATGCTGCTCATGACTTTGGTACTTTGAGGAAATATAAGGTAATGTGCTTGACTGCTGTCATATGTACTTGAGTttattattatagtattttatttataatgtacaTAACTTATGTATGACTTACTTTGATGACTTATTATGCGTTTCCATTGTTTTCAGGTCACACATATATTAAATGTCGCGTATGGTGTGGAAAATGCCTTTCCTGACTTGTTCATCTATAAGACACTGAGCATACTGGAtctacctgacactgatatcaTTTCATATATCAAGGAGTGTGCACAGTTTATAGACCAGGCTATAGCTGAGGTAACATTTGTCTTTTGCTTCTTTGCAATGCATAGTCACATAATTACACTCAGTTAATTTCTAGTGATTTTGCAcaaattcatttgtttttgcaTAATGTAACTCCAACTTATGGAGGTCTGGCAGCATTAAAAGAGAGATATTTCATTTTCTCAGTGTAATTTCCTGAGCGCCTGGCCTATGTGATACGGCACAGTCATCCAATGGCTAACCCTCTTATTCTAGGTAACCGTGAGGCGTGCTGAATAATGGATGCTGAGttttcacaatgcattattcAGCAAGTTGTAGAAAGATC is a window encoding:
- the dusp19a gene encoding dual specificity protein phosphatase 19; translated protein: MQSLAQEIKSFSKTKLRKQCTRVTTLSGRRIIETWRGSTVQVVEETVQPETACGYVQDNNWDLQVGYVKPYLLLGSQDAAHDFGTLRKYKVTHILNVAYGVENAFPDLFIYKTLSILDLPDTDIISYIKECAQFIDQAIAEKGVILVHCNSGVSRSVSVVIGYLMLKENQSFGDTFALVKSARPASCPNPGFMEQLKNFRPQDATQANGLG